A genome region from Setaria italica strain Yugu1 chromosome III, Setaria_italica_v2.0, whole genome shotgun sequence includes the following:
- the LOC111256607 gene encoding dnaJ homolog subfamily C member 2-like, giving the protein MSSCWSSVLAVLCGRAGAAEPDGVKKGEEESKAAMLHRRLLDGWAAAAAVEEEVKKLTAEVRALELALAEAGGAREAAEAKRREAEARAEAAEAELRAAAELHEAQVEKLRRALDAQEDRDARIRELEERIRELNNAHSKWRFF; this is encoded by the coding sequence ATGTCGTCGTGTTGGTCCTCGGTGCTGGCCGTCCTCTGCGGCCGCGCAGGCGCAGCGGAGCCGGACGGCGTGAAGAAGGGGGAAGAGGAGAGCAAGGCGGCGATGCTGCACCGCCGGCTGCTCGACGgctgggcggccgcggcggcggtggaggaggaggtcaagAAGCTGACGGCAGAGGTGCGGGCACTGGAGCTCGcgctggcggaggcgggcggcgcgcgggaggcggcggaggcgaagcggcgggaggcggaggcgcgcgccgaggcggcggaggccgagctacgggcggcggcggagctgcacGAGGCGCAGGTAGAGAAGCTCCGGCGCGCGCTGGACGCACAGGAGGACAGGGACGCGCGCATCAGGGAGCTCGAGGAGCGGATACGGGAGCTCAACAACGCCCACAGCAAGTGGCGCTTCTTCTAG